From the genome of Vulpes lagopus strain Blue_001 chromosome 2, ASM1834538v1, whole genome shotgun sequence, one region includes:
- the ACADSB gene encoding short/branched chain specific acyl-CoA dehydrogenase, mitochondrial isoform X3: protein MGIEIETKYGGTGASFFSSILVIEELAKVDASVALVCDIQNTVINNLMRKYGTEEQKAMYLTKLATEKVGSVCLSEAGAGSDLFALKTRADKKGNYYVINGSKMWISNAEYAGLFLVMANVNPDLGYKGLTCFVVDRDTEGLHIGKSENKMGIRASSTCALTFENVKVPESNILGQIGHGYKHAIGILNEGRIGVAAQMLGLAQGCFDYTVPYLKERMQFGKRIFDFQGLQHQVAHVATQLEAARLLTYNTARLLEIGKPIIKEASMAKYYAAEVAGLTTSKCIEWMGGVGYTKDYPVEKYFRDAKIGTIYEGTSNIQLNTIAKCIDGEY, encoded by the exons ATGGGTATTGAAATTGAAACAAAATACGGAGGAACAGgagcttcctttttttcctctatccTTGTGATAGAGGAATTAGCCAAAGTCGATGCATCTGTCGCGTTGGTTTGTGACATCCAGAACACAGTGATTAACAATCTGATGAGAAAATATGGAACAGAAGAACAAAAGGCTATGTATTTGACCAAGCTCGCAACAGAAAAA GTaggaagtgtctgcctttcagaaGCTGGAGCAGGTAGTGATTTATTCGCTTTGAAGACCAGAGCTGataaaaagggaaattattaTGTCATCAATGGGTCGAAGATGTGGATCAGCAATGCGGAGTATGCAGGACTCTTCCTGGTGATGGCGAACGTCAACCCTGACCTT GGGTATAAAGGCCTTACCTGCTTCGTGGTCGATCGTGACACTGAAGGCCTTCACATagggaaatcagaaaacaaaatgggaatCCGAGCCTCTTCCACCTGTGCATTAACATTTGAAAACGTCAAG GTTCCAGAAAGCAATATCCTGGGACAAATTGGACACGGCTATAAGCATGCCATAGGGATTCTTAATGAAGGCAGAATAGGAGTTGCTGCACAG atgctGGGACTGGCTCAAGGGTGTTTTGACTATACTGTTCCATATTTGAAAGAAAGGATGCAATTTGGCAAAAGGATATTTGATTTTCAG GGACTCCAACACCAAGTGGCTCACGTGGCCACCCAGCTGGAAGCTGCAAGATTGCTGACATACAACACTGCTAGGCTTTTGGAAATCGGGAAGCCAATCATAAAAGAAGCATCTATGGCCAAATACTATGCCGCAGAg GTTGCGGGCCTCACAACTAGTAAGTGCATCGAGTGGATGGGAGGAGTTGGCTACACCAAAGATTACCCTGTGGAAAAATACTTTCGAGATGCAAAAATTG GCACAATATATGAAGGAACTTCAAATATCCAGCTGAACACCATCGCGAAGTGCATTGACGGGGAATACTGA
- the ACADSB gene encoding short/branched chain specific acyl-CoA dehydrogenase, mitochondrial isoform X2, translating to MFTAEEMMIKNTVKKFAQERVAPLVSTMDENSKMDPSIIEELFQQGLMGIEIETKYGGTGASFFSSILVIEELAKVDASVALVCDIQNTVINNLMRKYGTEEQKAMYLTKLATEKVGSVCLSEAGAGSDLFALKTRADKKGNYYVINGSKMWISNAEYAGLFLVMANVNPDLGYKGLTCFVVDRDTEGLHIGKSENKMGIRASSTCALTFENVKVPESNILGQIGHGYKHAIGILNEGRIGVAAQMLGLAQGCFDYTVPYLKERMQFGKRIFDFQGLQHQVAHVATQLEAARLLTYNTARLLEIGKPIIKEASMAKYYAAEVAGLTTSKCIEWMGGVGYTKDYPVEKYFRDAKIGTIYEGTSNIQLNTIAKCIDGEY from the exons ATGTTTACAGCTGAGGAGATGATGATAAAGAACACCG TTAAAAAATTTGCCCAAGAACGGGTTGCTCCTCTGGTGTCAACGATGgatgaaaattcaaaaatggaTCCATCAATAATAGAAGAATTATTTCAACAAGGG ttgATGGGTATTGAAATTGAAACAAAATACGGAGGAACAGgagcttcctttttttcctctatccTTGTGATAGAGGAATTAGCCAAAGTCGATGCATCTGTCGCGTTGGTTTGTGACATCCAGAACACAGTGATTAACAATCTGATGAGAAAATATGGAACAGAAGAACAAAAGGCTATGTATTTGACCAAGCTCGCAACAGAAAAA GTaggaagtgtctgcctttcagaaGCTGGAGCAGGTAGTGATTTATTCGCTTTGAAGACCAGAGCTGataaaaagggaaattattaTGTCATCAATGGGTCGAAGATGTGGATCAGCAATGCGGAGTATGCAGGACTCTTCCTGGTGATGGCGAACGTCAACCCTGACCTT GGGTATAAAGGCCTTACCTGCTTCGTGGTCGATCGTGACACTGAAGGCCTTCACATagggaaatcagaaaacaaaatgggaatCCGAGCCTCTTCCACCTGTGCATTAACATTTGAAAACGTCAAG GTTCCAGAAAGCAATATCCTGGGACAAATTGGACACGGCTATAAGCATGCCATAGGGATTCTTAATGAAGGCAGAATAGGAGTTGCTGCACAG atgctGGGACTGGCTCAAGGGTGTTTTGACTATACTGTTCCATATTTGAAAGAAAGGATGCAATTTGGCAAAAGGATATTTGATTTTCAG GGACTCCAACACCAAGTGGCTCACGTGGCCACCCAGCTGGAAGCTGCAAGATTGCTGACATACAACACTGCTAGGCTTTTGGAAATCGGGAAGCCAATCATAAAAGAAGCATCTATGGCCAAATACTATGCCGCAGAg GTTGCGGGCCTCACAACTAGTAAGTGCATCGAGTGGATGGGAGGAGTTGGCTACACCAAAGATTACCCTGTGGAAAAATACTTTCGAGATGCAAAAATTG GCACAATATATGAAGGAACTTCAAATATCCAGCTGAACACCATCGCGAAGTGCATTGACGGGGAATACTGA
- the ACADSB gene encoding short/branched chain specific acyl-CoA dehydrogenase, mitochondrial isoform X1: MEAAAARLLRGGALLRRSFPTCLSSWKTPPRVLKSSQSEAALGLTNAGLPGAPLQMFTAEEMMIKNTVKKFAQERVAPLVSTMDENSKMDPSIIEELFQQGLMGIEIETKYGGTGASFFSSILVIEELAKVDASVALVCDIQNTVINNLMRKYGTEEQKAMYLTKLATEKVGSVCLSEAGAGSDLFALKTRADKKGNYYVINGSKMWISNAEYAGLFLVMANVNPDLGYKGLTCFVVDRDTEGLHIGKSENKMGIRASSTCALTFENVKVPESNILGQIGHGYKHAIGILNEGRIGVAAQMLGLAQGCFDYTVPYLKERMQFGKRIFDFQGLQHQVAHVATQLEAARLLTYNTARLLEIGKPIIKEASMAKYYAAEVAGLTTSKCIEWMGGVGYTKDYPVEKYFRDAKIGTIYEGTSNIQLNTIAKCIDGEY; this comes from the exons atggaggcggcggcggcgcggctgcTGCGCGGAGGCGCGCTG CTCAGACGAAGCTTCCCAACCTGCCTGTCTTCTTGGAAGACTCCTCCCCGCGTCCTAAAGTCTTCCCAGTCAGAAGCTGCCCTTGGTCTAACAAATGCCGGGCTGCCCGGTGCCCCCCTGCAGATGTTTACAGCTGAGGAGATGATGATAAAGAACACCG TTAAAAAATTTGCCCAAGAACGGGTTGCTCCTCTGGTGTCAACGATGgatgaaaattcaaaaatggaTCCATCAATAATAGAAGAATTATTTCAACAAGGG ttgATGGGTATTGAAATTGAAACAAAATACGGAGGAACAGgagcttcctttttttcctctatccTTGTGATAGAGGAATTAGCCAAAGTCGATGCATCTGTCGCGTTGGTTTGTGACATCCAGAACACAGTGATTAACAATCTGATGAGAAAATATGGAACAGAAGAACAAAAGGCTATGTATTTGACCAAGCTCGCAACAGAAAAA GTaggaagtgtctgcctttcagaaGCTGGAGCAGGTAGTGATTTATTCGCTTTGAAGACCAGAGCTGataaaaagggaaattattaTGTCATCAATGGGTCGAAGATGTGGATCAGCAATGCGGAGTATGCAGGACTCTTCCTGGTGATGGCGAACGTCAACCCTGACCTT GGGTATAAAGGCCTTACCTGCTTCGTGGTCGATCGTGACACTGAAGGCCTTCACATagggaaatcagaaaacaaaatgggaatCCGAGCCTCTTCCACCTGTGCATTAACATTTGAAAACGTCAAG GTTCCAGAAAGCAATATCCTGGGACAAATTGGACACGGCTATAAGCATGCCATAGGGATTCTTAATGAAGGCAGAATAGGAGTTGCTGCACAG atgctGGGACTGGCTCAAGGGTGTTTTGACTATACTGTTCCATATTTGAAAGAAAGGATGCAATTTGGCAAAAGGATATTTGATTTTCAG GGACTCCAACACCAAGTGGCTCACGTGGCCACCCAGCTGGAAGCTGCAAGATTGCTGACATACAACACTGCTAGGCTTTTGGAAATCGGGAAGCCAATCATAAAAGAAGCATCTATGGCCAAATACTATGCCGCAGAg GTTGCGGGCCTCACAACTAGTAAGTGCATCGAGTGGATGGGAGGAGTTGGCTACACCAAAGATTACCCTGTGGAAAAATACTTTCGAGATGCAAAAATTG GCACAATATATGAAGGAACTTCAAATATCCAGCTGAACACCATCGCGAAGTGCATTGACGGGGAATACTGA